A stretch of the Leishmania infantum JPCM5 genome chromosome 30 genome encodes the following:
- the GPI14 gene encoding putative mannosyltransferase has protein sequence MSNKAWLDRQSIRTLLLYGGLARVVLLIYAAFHDYYFRVKYTDIDYMIVVDGARELLHGGTPFDRTTYRYTPLLAVLVIPAVLVANPLGKVVFTLSDLGAAYYCFHMLLRFSTERSAKWMVVILILFNPVVLNVSTRGNSDMLISFMSMGVLAKFAEGRYFTAAAILGFAVHFKIYPIIYALPLVLGVWERAKQECFFGRLAHTAPVVVGCGLCFTVAFAVPTYVCYLVYGQQYLDEAFIYHIHREDHRHNFSPYWLLMYLNMGRRDLGVGVDYSAGLFAFLPQFAVLCYASWKLRKNIAHACCVETILFVAFNKVCTVQYFVWFLPFLAFVFCEPAQPKRLMGATNVSKSERPSMLSAVAVILMWSLTIPLWVWTAYRLEFEGQNHYGRLWIVSCVFYLATVGLAAWLGRLCYRSRITIAIKDHRPAFKRA, from the coding sequence ATGAGCAACAAAGCGTGGCTGGACAGGCAGAGCATTCGCACGCTTCTCCTCTACGGAGGGCTCGCGCGGGTCGTGCTGCTGATTTACGCCGCCTTCCACGACTACTACTTTCGTGTCAAGTACACGGATATCGACTACATGATTGTGGTTGATGGCGCCAGAGAACTGCTACACGGCGGAACACCATTTGATCGCACGACGTACCGTTACACGCCGCTTCTGGCTGTCCTGGTGATCCCCGCCGTGCTGGTCGCCAACCCGCTTGGGAAGGTTGTCTTCACGCTGAGCGACCTTGGCGCAGCCTACTATTGCTTTCACATGCTCCTGCGCTTTTCGACGGAGCGGAGCGCCAAGTGGATGGTGGTTATCTTGATCCTCTTCAACCCCGTCGTGCTGAACGTGTCGACGCGTGGAAACAGCGACATGCTCATCTCGTTCATGAGTATGGGCGTGCTGGCGAAGTTTGCGGAGGGTCGCTACttcaccgcagcggcgatccTCGGCTTCGCCGTGCACTTTAAAATCTATCCCATCATCTACGCGCTTCCGCTGGTGCTCGGTGTGTGGGAGCGCGCGAAGCAAGAATGCTTTTTCGGTCGCCTTGCCCACACCGCCCCCGTCGTGGTCGGATGCGGCCTCTGCTTCACGGTCGCCTTCGCTGTTCCGACGTATGTGTGCTACCTGGTCTACGGTCAGCAGTACCTCGACGAGGCCTTCATCTACCATATCCATCGCGAGGACCACCGGCACAACTTTTCCCCGTACTGGCTGCTCATGTATCTCAACATGGGCCGCCGCGACcttggcgtcggcgtcgactACTCCGCTGGGCTGTTTGCGTTTCTGCCGCAGTTCGCAGTGCTGTGCTACGCCTCGTGGAAGCTTCGCAAGAACATTGCCCACGCCTGCTGCGTTGAGACGATTCTTTTCGTCGCCTTCAACAAAGTCTGCACCGTGCAGTACTTCGTGTGGTTCCTCCCGTTCCTAGCGTTCGTCTTCTGCGAGCCAGCGCAGCCAAAACGGCTGATGGGTGCCACAAATGTCTCCAAGTCAGAGCGGCCGTCGATGCTTTCGGCTGTCGCGGTCATCCTCATGTGGAGCCTCACGATTCCGCTGTGGGTGTGGACAGCATACCGACTCGAGTTCGAGGGACAGAACCACTACGGCCGCCTGTGGATCGTGTCGTGCGTCTTCTACCTTGCCACAGTGGGCCTCGCCGCGTGGCTGGGGCGGCTGTGCTATCGGAGTCGCATAACCATCGCCATTAAGGACCACCGCCCGGCGTTCAAACGGGCGTAA